In the Procambarus clarkii isolate CNS0578487 chromosome 70, FALCON_Pclarkii_2.0, whole genome shotgun sequence genome, gttttgtgtctggagagtttctcatgagtaggctggccgtttttctggttttatagtaaatcgtcagttgtatcctctgatttttgtctgtagggataacgtttctattaacaatatctttcaggaccctttcctccgttttatgagctgtggaaaagaagttcctgtaaaatagtctaatagggggtataggtgttgtgttagttgtctcttcagaggttgcatggcttttcactttccttcttatgatgtcttcgatgaaaccattggagaagccgttattgactaggacctgccttaccctacagagttcttcgtcgacttgcttccattctgagctgtggctgagagcacggtcgacgtatgcgttaacaccactcctcttgtacctgtcagggcagtcgctgttggcatttaggcacattcctatgtttgtttccttagtgtagactgcagtgtggaaacctccgcccttttccatgactgttacatctagaaaaggcagcttcccatccttttccgtctcgtaagtgaaacgcagcacggaactctgctcaaatgcctctttcagctcctgcagaaaccggccatatactggaggtatgttgacgacatttttacacaggtacctgatgtcagacatctgcaggagctgaaggaggcatttgagcagagttccgtgctgcgtttcacttacgagacggaaaaggatgggaagctgccttttctagatgtaacagtcatggaaaagggcggaggtttccacactgcagtctacactaaggaaacaaacataggaatgtgcctaaatgccaacagcgactgccctgacaggtacaagaggagtgttgttaacgcatacgtcgaccgtgctctcagccacagctcagaatggaagcaagtcgacgaagaactctgtagggtaaggcaggtcctagtcaataacggcttctccaatggtttcatcgaagacatcataagaaggaaagtgaaaagccatgcaacctctgaagagacaactaacacaacacctataccccctattacaggaacttcttttccacagctcataaaacggaggaaagggtcctgaaagatattgttaatagaaacgttatccctacagacaaaaatcagaggatacaactgacgatttactataaaaccagaaaaacggccagcctactcatgagaaactctccagacacaaaacagaacgctttaaaagagactaatgtcgtctatgccttcaaatgcccacttggggactgtaagctccaaaaaacccagtatataggcaagacaacaacatctctttctaggcgtttaacgatgcataagcaacagggctccattaaggaacatataatctcttcccataaccaaaccatcgccagagaaatcctagtaaacaacacagaaatcatcgatagatacagcgatagcaggcggcttgacgtttgcgaggcactacacatcaagaagtcaacaccagcaatcaacagccaattattgcacaactatattctacccacctcaagactccgctccaatatagaagcatcaagaaatatggaccaataggctttctacaaacacttctattcaatacccattgtttctgttctgtcttgtgttgatacttttaataccctattaatatcccctcttgttctgtcttgtgttaatgccacatcacccctcccacctcactcaaatgtagatataaaatcagagatacgttctaatcagttgtgtatttgtgaagtctttgaaaatgtaataagttttacgaaacgcgcccgtgtcgcgtcagactagaaataaaaatgaattttggagaagtgatttttgatttacctccaacagtgaagcgtaatgtacgaaagattgagaaaattcgtgttagaattattaatcttactttttcggtcatatttaataatatatatatatatatatatatatatatatatatatatatatatatatatatatatatatatatatatatatatatatatatatatatatatatatattgtgacgataatctccttcaagagattgagcctgctcttccctccaaagttcgtcgatataaacatctatataaaacaagtatggaagaaaaatccaacaacgacaacaccagcaaggtttgccagagcgtaaaacgtatgcagccaggaacacctgctccacctcaaaccgccaaactacctgtcttgtcgcctgctcctcgctgattggctgcgggtccagctgcaactgcactctacccaccatactacttgatgtctggggccgccacgacctcagtcttcagaatatcccgtgctttcgacaagttaacacgtctcgttggtagactaagccccaggcttacgtgtactaagagaagtgatagcttgaagccaatattccggcacctatttactttgtttaccatactcttgttatttgcacacttgtcttaacgtaacttttcattttgccatttgattattcttattactttgattgattttattatacgaatttgtatgtccattttattcatgttttgctttctttaacgtaattaaaatttcattgttaaaatttacttgtgttttgtgtgtcttctccttaccttaccacagacgaagttccagattttctatttttttttctatatgtgacgaggccatacccctagcttttgaacagccgaacaccaacgcgttaccgtcacaatatatatatatatatatatatgtcgtacctaatagccagatcgcacttctctgcctactatgcaaggcccgatttgcctaataagcctagttttcatgaattaatgttttttcgactacctaacctacctaacctaactttttcggctacctaatcgaacctaacctataaagataggttaggttaggttaggttcggtcatatatctacgttaattttaactccaataaaaaaaattgacctcatacataatgaaatgggtagctttatcatttcataagaaaaaaattagagaaaatatattaattcaggaaaacttggcttattaggcaaatcgagccttgcatagttggctgagaagtgcgttctggctactaggtacgacatatatatatatatatatatatatatatatatatatatatatatatatatatatatatatatatatatatatatatatatatatatcacacaaatCCAATGACTGGCGGAGCTGACCTTGAAGTCATTGAGCCTGGGGCCCACGGAGACCCGTCCCTGGCTCTCCACCATGATGACGAGGGTGTGTCCGGGGAGGGCCGTCACCGCCACGTCGTACAGCTCCTGCTCCCGGGACACCAACCCGACGTAGCGACCCTCCACGAACACGTACCCGCGGTCATGCACGTCGTTCACGCTCAGTCGTGCCGGGTCAGGCTGCCGGGTATGGGTGTGTGGGAGTACAGTCAGTAACCTTAGCTTGTTAAGAAAGCAAACTGGTTTACTAATCTGTTTTCTTAGCTTCCTATATAAATATTATCTAATTCTAGTAATTGTCTAATAACGACATATTGTCTTAGAACGACATATTGTCTAAGAAATTGAGAACGAATAATTTTGAGAGTCCTATAGGTTAAAAAAAACTCACAATCTCAAATGCGAGAATAACACTAACCTCACAATCGTAACTCACAATCGTCGGCTCACATTGTGAGCCGACTTCTCAAGAGCCCTGAAGCTGTGAACAAGGTTCCAGACTCGCAACTTTCCTCAACCACCCGACCCGGTACTCACGACCCTGAAGCGAAGGACGGTGTGGTAGACGACGATGCCGTTGGCGAGGTGCAGCTGCTCGAAGGTGAGAGGCCAGGGCTGGGTGACCCCCCGGAGGAGCGACAGGAGCTGCATCACCGACCCCAGGGGCTCCATCTTCACCTCCCCGTACCTTGCCTTGAGGGGCACTGGAGGCACCGGTCCAAGGGGCACCACCAGGTACTGAGAAGAACGTAGTCGATAAGAGTCAGGCActttacactctctctctctctcgcacacgtTCACTCACCCGCCCTCACTCACCtacctttttatttttttctctcacttgggctggtcggtagagcgacggtctcgcttcatgcaggtcggcgttcaatccccgaccgtccaagtggttgggcaccattccccccctcccccatcccattcCAAATCTTCATCCTGACCCTCTTCCCAGAGCTATACAGTCGAAATCTCTTGGTGATATCTGCAGATATTTCCTTTCCCTTCTCTCGATCACTCACACAAACTAAATAAAAGTTTTCCGGGAGTATTTATAGAGACAGACCACGAGAGGATCTGAAGGTACAGAGCCTAACCAGAAAGCGAATGTGTTTCACACAATCGCTCCTCACCGCCTAGGGGAGGGGGAACTGGACACGACAAAAGCTGAGGAATCTGACGAAATGTCACCACGGATCCTGAGAGAGGCACAGAGCCATCCCCTGTCTCTACATACTGCAAACGAATAAATTGCCAGagatatacaaaacaagtaaTGTTTATCCTATATACAAGAAAGGAGAAAGACAGGAGCCCTTGAACTACAGCACTGGCCTGTAGCTGGCACTGACATTCCCGGCAAGGTCCTGGAGATTCTTGGAGCGCTTACTAAATGTGGGCTTTGTCTCTATGCACCAACACAGCTTCAGTGAAAGTAAATCATGTCTAAATATTCGATTAAAAGTTCTACAACCAAATGATAATGATCAAACTGGAGGGGGAAGGCACTGTACATTCCTTGATGTCCAGAAGGCCCCTACACAAACCAGAATAAAGCTGGAGCAGCTGGAAAAGTGCTGAGTAGTTGAGGGAATACCTCTCGGataggaaacagagagagagaatataaaaCAGAGTGAGGGGAGGtcaaaatggggtgccatgagctCAGTGCTACGGGCCATTttctttctggtatatgtaaatgacctgGCAGAGAAAACAATATCATTCATGCTCTTGTATACTGACGATACAAAGCCGACCAGGAGAGCTAGCAGCTAAGGCTGCAAAACACTACGAAGAGATTTGGATGCAATGCAGCCGACAGTATACGAGACGTACACTCAAGTGGAcgagtgagcacgtcacacaagggTGCCAGAGACAAAGTGGACGAGTGAGCACGTCACGCAAGGGCCACAGAGACAAAGTGGACGAGAATAGACCTTAAATGCAAGTGACAAGTACATCTGAATCCGAGAGACACAATTAAGGAAGTGTTCCATCAGTGCAGGATTAGTAAACAAATTAAATGaactagaggaggaggaggaggaggtagtggaggctAACTCCGTACATGGAGGGAAAGGTAGTGGTAGGTATCCACGTACAGGAGATACGTGGATACCTACCACTGTACCCATGTACAGGAGGAGATAGGGGGAGCATTCGACCACAGAAGGTGACTGTAATACTTATACAATGGTAACCCGCATGCACATACACTCTCGCCTCTCTCGCATACACAGGGTTAATGGCGTGCTTCGTGTAGTGCTGTGTTGCTGACCACGTTGCTACAGGCGACTGAAGACCTGTcttctacactacactacactacactacactacactacactacactacactacactacactaccccaCAGTACCTTGCTGATGACCTGCCTCAGGGCGTGGTACTTCTCAGTGGGGTCTCCCGCCTCCGACACGGGCGCGTCGTAGTCGTACGATGTTGGGCACGTCTGGAATGTGCGGCCCATGTTGGAGCCTGCAAGACGACAGCTGGTGTTAGTCGCCTGTGTTTGTTAGTCACGCGTGTGTTGTGTGTGCGTTTGCTAGTTACTTCACGCGTGTGTTTGTTAGGGGAACAACAAGGGAAGCAGGTAGCTGGGCCAGACTCACTGTTTGGGTTCATTTTATAATTTAAGATTTAAAGCTAGCTTATGGCTGcctacgagggagaggcagagaaaCGAAGAACACACAGTAGGCAAGTATGGAAGATGGAAAGAAGGGGAGACGGAGGTTTAGGAGAAAGGAAAAGAGAGAAACCATGTATGGAAtagtaaggagggagggagggagttatcatgggaaagcgccaagccaatgcgactatatagcacttggaaggggtcaggagaaggattggggatgggacggaggggaaaggaatggtgcccaaccgctaGGACGGTAAGGAGACGGAGGAAAGATAACATTAAAAGAAGACCAGCTGAGATACAAGAGAGACCAACGGTGAAGGAAAGAGTGTACTGGCCAACGGTGAAGGAAGAGTGTACTGGCCAACCGTGAAGGAAGAGTGTACTGGCCAACGGTGAAGGAAGAGTGTACTGGCCAACCGTGAAGGAAGAGTGTACTGGCCTGCGGTGAAGGCGAAGTTGGTGCCGCCGTGGAACATGTACATGTTGACGGAGGCGTTGAGGGCCAGGATGGCGTCCAGCGCCCCAGCCAGCTCCTGCCggcgacaacaccaccaccaccatgtatcaCGCTCACACACCATACATGCCAAGACGTatatacagacgaggagtcacaataacgtggctgaaaaaagttgaccaaaccacacactagaaagtgaagagacgacgacgtttcggtccgtcctggaccattatcacaattgacttgatagtggtccaggacggaccgaaacgtcgtcgtctcttcactttctagtgtgtggtctggtcaacaagacgTATATAAGCTGTGTAGCCTTAATTCGCTCCAAAACTTATATTATTCTCTACTACCTTATATTAACAATACAAAAATATTGCCTAGATAGTTGAGCTTGAGTGTGTAACATTATATTATCACAATAGcagtaactaccactcacaggacgagtataagTAGTGCACAAGAAACTACCACTCACCTGGGCGTCGGTCTTGTGGTGAGGCTCCCCCCAGTGATCTATCCATCCCGGGTAGAACTCTGAGTTAACGAGCGGACCCCGAGGTTCAAACAGCCTCTGCTGGCCGAAGATCTCGTTGGGGTCAGTTCCTGGGTGGGAGAAGGTCAGGGTTGGTTAGTGATGTGCATCACCACAACCTGAAGGTCTACAAGCGTTTATTAGCCAGATGGTGAGGAGGTTCTCTATTGTGGTGGTGGATCAGAGTCATGAATGCTTCCAGGACCTCTGGTGTGCTCTTCTATCGTGTGGGCTTCCAGGTCTTATGGCAGATCAGAGTTATGCGAGCTTCCAGGACCCCTGGTGGATGTCATGTGCTCTTCCAGGACCCCTGATGGATGTCATGTGCTCTTCCGGGACCCCTGGTGGATGTCATGTGCTGTTCAATGACCCCTGGTGGATGTCTTGTGCTCTTCCAGGACTGCTGGTGGATCAGAGCCACGTACACGTCCAGGACCCCTGGTGGATGTCAAGGTACCGAATGTGGAACGGTAGATGTGAGCGCATTAAAGCAGTCATTAACATAACTTAAGACGCGCCAGAGCCACAACATACGTCTATGGAAACAGGTAAGAAAAAGCTAAGCATACTGACATTTCTTCTGTAACAGtagtttattattatttgtcTATCTGTCAGATCCGTAAGTCAGAGTTGAGTTGGTTGTTGTCATCCAGGTGTACAAATTCCAGAAGAATCCTTATTTTATCTACTGTACCCAGGCATGGACATCTCACCTTCATAAAGACAATTAGACTGGAAAACGTTCAGCACAGAGCAAGAAAAAGTATCCCAGAACTAAGCCAACTCTCTTACCAGGAAGGTTGAGGACCTCAGTACTAATGACACTACTCACCGATCTCATCGTGACTTTGAAATTACTGAACATTTAAAATTAACAAGTTATTTGTTGATTTATTATTGTCTTGCTTTCTTGATACATAAATTTCAACAAAGCGACACGTTTTGCTTGTCTAGTTCACACGTCATATCACAGGGTTGTTGGTTAATGGAACAAATTAGACGGTGACACATTACAACAAAGTAATTttactgcaggcgatgagtcacaataacgtggctgaagaatgttgaccagaccacacactagaaggtgaagggacgacgacgtttcggtccgtcctggtccattctcacaatcgacttgagaatggtccaggacggaccgaaacgtcgtcgtcccttcaccttctagtgtgtggtctggtcaacaaagtaaTTTTACTACCAGCGTTGCAAGCTCACCAAGACCAAAGTCGACCGTGGCGTAGACGTCCGGGATCTTGCCACACCTAAGGTTGGAGGAGCCGGTGGAGTCGACAGTGAAGAGGACGACAGAGGGCCCTAGGTGCTGACGGAACACCTCCCGAAGGTGGGCCGTGTACTGGAAGTCACAGTTGCTGCTCGACCCGTACTCGTTCTCCACCTGACACAGTCCAAGCAAGTCTGAATTTTTGCCACCAACTTCGTCTGATTTCGATTACAAACAAATGTGCACAGATTGCCTTAGTAAATTAATatgaaaatattatatattaatttgaaATCGGAAGTTCGTTTGTAAATATCGAGAAATTTCAGCCTTTATTTATCTAAGTAACTCAGCCCATCATGGCAAAGATGAGACTTATAAATGTCTACCCTACGATATGTACTGACTAGATTGTTCAGCTTGAAATGTAGTAAGCTTGAAAGTCGGCTAGTCCTAGGAAAACACGCTTGGATAGCTCGTTAAGGGTTACAACGTTCTGGCATGAATACATTAATGCAAAACATGCAATTGGCGTCACCTGAACCATGATGATCGGCCCGCCGTTCTCGTAGAGGAGCGGCTTGACCTTCGGCAGCAGCACCTCGCCCAGCCACGCGTCTACGTGTCTCAAGAACGCTGACGAAACACAAGAACTCCAGTGTAATATCTATTATGGTAATTGATTTCTATAaacattgataaatatatactatGTTTTCATTGAACACTTGCTTGATTATACCGTTTCAGAGGAGATAATCGTATATTAATGCTTTGTTCACTGCTCTAATAATTAGACAAAGAAAACATTTCttttgtgagagagaga is a window encoding:
- the LOC123744885 gene encoding beta-galactosidase isoform X2, which translates into the protein MEMAAKLKTWTFFILCLVVIHFTQGTHEGRRRRTFKIDYANDRFLKDGLPFRYVSGSIHYFRVPASLWADRLWKLRMAGFNAVQTVVEWSSHEPEPGVLDFSGNHDLEAFITAAQDQDLLVILRVGPFICAERDMGGFPYWLLRLHPNIRLRSSDPAFLRHVDAWLGEVLLPKVKPLLYENGGPIIMVQVENEYGSSSNCDFQYTAHLREVFRQHLGPSVVLFTVDSTGSSNLRCGKIPDVYATVDFGLGTDPNEIFGQQRLFEPRGPLVNSEFYPGWIDHWGEPHHKTDAQELAGALDAILALNASVNMYMFHGGTNFAFTAGSNMGRTFQTCPTSYDYDAPVSEAGDPTEKYHALRQVISKYLVVPLGPVPPVPLKARYGEVKMEPLGSVMQLLSLLRGVTQPWPLTFEQLHLANGIVVYHTVLRFRVPDPARLSVNDVHDRGYVFVEGRYVGLVSREQELYDVAVTALPGHTLVIMVESQGRVSVGPRLNDFKGLTANVTINNHVLKGWTMTPLPLTDLTRLRHVLWRLHQTLSPSPQLGTPQGGMTFYRGTFNIPAEEPHPLDTFLRLDGWAKGVAWVNDVCLGRYWPEVGPQVTLYVPRSALTQGTNTLLLLELEASPCHAPCPAPCSCPVSLVDTHQVDGPTPP
- the LOC123744885 gene encoding beta-galactosidase isoform X1, encoding MEMAAKLKTWTFFILCLVVIHFTQGTHQEGRRRRTFKIDYANDRFLKDGLPFRYVSGSIHYFRVPASLWADRLWKLRMAGFNAVQTVVEWSSHEPEPGVLDFSGNHDLEAFITAAQDQDLLVILRVGPFICAERDMGGFPYWLLRLHPNIRLRSSDPAFLRHVDAWLGEVLLPKVKPLLYENGGPIIMVQVENEYGSSSNCDFQYTAHLREVFRQHLGPSVVLFTVDSTGSSNLRCGKIPDVYATVDFGLGTDPNEIFGQQRLFEPRGPLVNSEFYPGWIDHWGEPHHKTDAQELAGALDAILALNASVNMYMFHGGTNFAFTAGSNMGRTFQTCPTSYDYDAPVSEAGDPTEKYHALRQVISKYLVVPLGPVPPVPLKARYGEVKMEPLGSVMQLLSLLRGVTQPWPLTFEQLHLANGIVVYHTVLRFRVPDPARLSVNDVHDRGYVFVEGRYVGLVSREQELYDVAVTALPGHTLVIMVESQGRVSVGPRLNDFKGLTANVTINNHVLKGWTMTPLPLTDLTRLRHVLWRLHQTLSPSPQLGTPQGGMTFYRGTFNIPAEEPHPLDTFLRLDGWAKGVAWVNDVCLGRYWPEVGPQVTLYVPRSALTQGTNTLLLLELEASPCHAPCPAPCSCPVSLVDTHQVDGPTPP